ATTCTATATTTATAATGTCTAGCTTTAGCAGAAAATCTAGCATGAAATTGTAAAGTAGTTATCTCGCAATTTGTTAATATTATACGGTGAGGTTTTAATAAATAATTAACTGCTGACATTAACTTGTAAGCATTATAGCGGCATGGAAGCATTTTTAAGCTGTCAATTGTAGCAGTATTATTCTGCTTGCTTACTTCTTTGTAATCGGTTTCTTTGTTAATATAAGCAAGATCTTTGCTATTATTAGGAGCGATTAAGTCAAAATGTACTACTTGACCTAAGGCATGTACACCAGCATCAGTGCGACCAGCAGCAATAAGATTGACAGTTTGTTTAGTAAATGTTGATATTTTATCTTCAAGTAATTGCTGTATTGATAATCCATTTTGTTGTCGTTGCCATCCAACAAAATTAGTGCCATCATACTCAACAATAGCTTTGTAACGCAACATCAGAAATATGAAATATTTAAAATAATATTCATATATATAACAAATATAAATAAAGTAAATAAAAAACCTTTAATTTTGTTGCATTATAGAGCATTTTATGCTATTAATATAGTTAAATTTCTAATTTAAAATTTATATACTGTGAAAACATATTCAGCTAAGCCTGCAGAAATTAGCAAAAAATGGATTTTAATAGATGCAACAAATTTGGTTTTAGGACGCTTAGCTGCTAAGGTAGCTGTGGTATTGCGTGGTAAAGATAAGCCTACTTATACACCACATATGGATTGCGGAAATAATGTAATTATAATTAATGCAGAACAGGTAAAATTGACTGGTGATAAGTCTAATGCTAAAAACGGTAAATTTTACTATAGACATAGTGGCTTTCCAGGTGGAATTAAAGTTACAACTGCTGGAAAAATACTCCAAAGTAATTATCCTGAACGAATAATACAACTTGCTGTAAAAAGAATGCTGCCTTCTAATAAATTAGGAAGAAAGCAGTTTAGTAATTTATATGTTTATAAAGGGCAAACTCACCCACATGCAGCTCAAACTCCAGTATTATATGATTTTGCTGGCAAGAATAGTAAAAATATTAGAAATCAAAATATAGTTTAATTTATGTCTGACACACTAATTCAAGATGTACATTTATCAGATTTAAGTGCTAGCTTAACTACTGAGCCTAAGATAGTAAAACAACCAGTATTACCTAAAAAGGATAAGTTGGGATATAGCTATGGAACTGGCCGTAGAAAATGCGCAGTTGCAAGAGTTTGGATAAAACAAGGAACAGGTGTTACTACTGTTAATAAAATACCAATAACCAGTTATTTTAAGCGTTTAGCTCATTCTCAAATAGCATTAAGTGCGTTAACTGTTACTGATGCTGCTCAACAGTTTGATGTAAAATGTACAGTAAAAGGCGGTGGACTTTCTGGGCAAGCTGGAGCAGTACAATTGGGCATATCTAGAGCTCTCAATAACTTCAATCCAGAGCTGCATTCTGTATTGAAGAAGCATAAATTGCTAACTCGCGATTCGCGTATTGTTGAGCGTAAAAAATATGGTAGACATAAAGCCCGTAAAAAAACGCAATTTTCTAAGCGTTAATAATTTTATTAAGCTTGTTTTTTACTATTCATCATGTAAACGAGCAGTAGCCTATAGTAAGTAAAGCTTGATGGGTAGCTCTAAATAAAAAAGGATAATTTAAGGATAATTTTAAGTCAAAATGCTGACTTATTTAGGGCGAGGTAGCTCAGATGGTTAGAGCAGTAGAATCATAATCTACGGGTCGGGGGTTCAAGTCCCTCCTTCGCTACCAGTACTTTATTTGCTGTTATCTGCAATTTATATAATGTTATTTTAAAGCTTGCTACAGTTAAAGAATAATCGTATCAAATATATGCTAAGGCAAATTTATTGTTGCCAATTAGGCAATTGC
This genomic interval from Orientia tsutsugamushi contains the following:
- the truA gene encoding tRNA pseudouridine(38-40) synthase TruA, with the protein product MLRYKAIVEYDGTNFVGWQRQQNGLSIQQLLEDKISTFTKQTVNLIAAGRTDAGVHALGQVVHFDLIAPNNSKDLAYINKETDYKEVSKQNNTATIDSLKMLPCRYNAYKLMSAVNYLLKPHRIILTNCEITTLQFHARFSAKARHYKYRIINRAVPSVIEQNRTWWIKTPLNVIDMIDASQHLIGKHDFTSFRSSACQAKSPLKTLTKIEVDTTNYPEIQIYFSAPSFLHHMVRNIVGTLVYIGLCKISPAAIKTILFAKNRAMAGPTAPSSGLYFVKVDY
- the rplM gene encoding 50S ribosomal protein L13; the encoded protein is MKTYSAKPAEISKKWILIDATNLVLGRLAAKVAVVLRGKDKPTYTPHMDCGNNVIIINAEQVKLTGDKSNAKNGKFYYRHSGFPGGIKVTTAGKILQSNYPERIIQLAVKRMLPSNKLGRKQFSNLYVYKGQTHPHAAQTPVLYDFAGKNSKNIRNQNIV
- the rpsI gene encoding 30S ribosomal protein S9; this translates as MSDTLIQDVHLSDLSASLTTEPKIVKQPVLPKKDKLGYSYGTGRRKCAVARVWIKQGTGVTTVNKIPITSYFKRLAHSQIALSALTVTDAAQQFDVKCTVKGGGLSGQAGAVQLGISRALNNFNPELHSVLKKHKLLTRDSRIVERKKYGRHKARKKTQFSKR